The proteins below are encoded in one region of Planctopirus limnophila DSM 3776:
- a CDS encoding GNAT family N-acetyltransferase, whose protein sequence is MSELTVRQALPADVPALAEFLTPFVAVGRLLPRTHDELEILTKHGFIAEIGGRIAGFAALEIYSPKLGELRSLAVSPIYQGRGVGRAVVQAVIDRAREQNVFEVLAITSTEDFFRKCGFDFTLPGERKALFYQTRPSYLEKPGEVLAED, encoded by the coding sequence ATGTCCGAACTGACTGTCAGGCAGGCACTGCCGGCCGATGTGCCGGCTCTGGCTGAGTTTCTGACGCCCTTTGTCGCCGTCGGCCGACTTTTGCCGCGAACTCACGATGAACTTGAGATTCTTACCAAGCATGGCTTTATCGCAGAAATTGGCGGTAGAATTGCCGGTTTTGCCGCCTTAGAAATTTATTCACCCAAACTCGGAGAGCTGCGAAGTCTGGCGGTCAGTCCCATCTATCAAGGACGCGGCGTCGGTCGTGCCGTGGTGCAGGCCGTGATTGATCGAGCACGGGAACAGAACGTGTTCGAAGTTCTGGCAATCACTTCGACCGAGGATTTCTTCAGAAAGTGTGGGTTTGATTTCACACTTCCGGGCGAAAGAAAAGCCTTGTTCTATCAGACACGCCCTTCTTACCTCGAAAAACCAGGCGAAGTCCTGGCAGAAGATTAA
- a CDS encoding deoxyribonuclease IV, whose translation MSILGAHMSIAGGCYKALEAGHRLGMGCVQLFTKNNNQWRGKPLTEDDIRQFQTTWKSTGIQATCAHASYLINLASPDDVLWNKSCDALVDELERAEALGIPGVVLHPGSAVKSTPEAGITRVIEALDDVHAKCKGFRAQVWLETTAGQGSCLGARFEELSQMLDGVREPDRIGICIDTCHIFAAGYPLHTADDYADTLEKFSQKIGFDRVRAFHLNDSMKGLGSRVDRHAHIGEGQLGRIPFSRLLHDDRLSHIPKYLETEKGERDGVDLDLINLQTLQQLIANPEHD comes from the coding sequence GTGTCGATTCTTGGTGCGCACATGTCGATTGCGGGGGGCTGTTATAAAGCCCTCGAAGCGGGTCATCGCCTGGGGATGGGCTGCGTGCAGCTCTTCACCAAGAATAACAATCAATGGCGGGGGAAACCGCTGACAGAGGACGACATTCGCCAATTCCAGACGACCTGGAAATCGACCGGAATTCAGGCCACCTGCGCTCATGCCAGTTATCTGATCAACTTAGCCAGTCCTGATGACGTGCTTTGGAATAAATCCTGCGATGCCCTCGTGGATGAACTGGAGCGAGCCGAAGCGCTGGGGATTCCCGGCGTCGTGTTGCATCCCGGCAGTGCCGTCAAATCGACGCCCGAAGCCGGGATTACCCGCGTGATTGAAGCCCTGGACGATGTCCATGCGAAGTGCAAAGGATTTCGGGCTCAGGTCTGGCTCGAAACGACTGCCGGTCAGGGAAGTTGCCTCGGCGCCCGGTTTGAAGAGTTGTCTCAGATGCTCGATGGTGTGCGGGAACCGGATCGAATTGGAATCTGCATCGATACCTGTCACATTTTCGCCGCTGGTTATCCACTACATACGGCTGATGATTACGCGGACACTTTGGAGAAGTTTTCGCAAAAGATTGGCTTCGATCGCGTGCGTGCGTTTCATCTCAATGACAGTATGAAAGGGTTGGGCAGTCGGGTGGATCGACATGCCCATATTGGCGAAGGGCAGCTGGGTCGCATCCCTTTTTCGCGATTGCTCCATGACGATCGGTTGTCCCACATCCCCAAGTATCTGGAGACCGAAAAAGGGGAGCGGGATGGCGTGGATCTCGATCTGATCAATTTGCAGACACTCCAGCAACTCATCGCGAATCCTGAACACGACTGA
- a CDS encoding outer membrane beta-barrel protein codes for MERVIEERMMQFSLPKSWRTSLARAGVLLGAFGAMAMPVFAEDATTIAEQAKKRLNGEVVAAPASPIYQVSAMQEQVPPPVPGANVGQPDQIFVDPGYAAPAEAEEAGPWTLQSVMGSGLADKGIVFGGWADIGYSSNPDLSFTSAAEDDNVNLSQFYMFLKKEADGSKGIDWGFRFDALYGTDGDDAQSFGNPNRTYDNSAAFDHGIYEWALPQLYGEIAVGDVSVKLGHFYTIIGYEVVTSPDNFFYSRQIMFWNSEPFTHTGALATWKASDKLTVWGGWTAGWDTGFAQFDGGSNFLGGMSYAATDKLSLVYTTALGDFGLRGTGAINSFILSYMITDKLQYVGQYDVLGTNNDVDFQTDGVVRDSNGLVNYLFYTINDQWKTGARWEWYKPDGVSYYEMTYGVNYKPTQNFVLRPEVRYQWAPGISYEEFIFGVDAIFKF; via the coding sequence ATGGAACGTGTGATTGAGGAGCGCATGATGCAGTTTTCTCTCCCAAAGTCCTGGCGGACATCACTGGCTCGCGCCGGTGTGCTGCTGGGTGCTTTTGGCGCGATGGCAATGCCGGTGTTTGCTGAGGATGCAACCACGATTGCCGAACAGGCCAAAAAGCGTTTGAACGGCGAAGTGGTGGCAGCCCCTGCCTCCCCGATTTACCAGGTCAGCGCTATGCAGGAACAGGTGCCTCCACCTGTTCCTGGTGCCAACGTTGGTCAACCAGACCAGATTTTCGTGGATCCTGGTTACGCTGCACCCGCAGAAGCTGAAGAAGCTGGTCCCTGGACACTCCAGAGCGTGATGGGCTCTGGCCTGGCCGATAAAGGCATCGTTTTTGGCGGATGGGCCGATATCGGTTACTCCAGCAATCCTGACCTGTCGTTTACCAGCGCTGCTGAAGACGACAATGTCAACCTCAGCCAGTTCTACATGTTCCTGAAGAAAGAAGCTGACGGCTCCAAAGGGATCGATTGGGGTTTCCGCTTCGACGCCCTCTACGGTACTGACGGTGACGACGCTCAGTCGTTTGGTAACCCCAACCGTACCTATGACAACTCAGCTGCGTTTGATCACGGGATCTACGAGTGGGCCTTGCCACAGCTCTACGGCGAAATCGCTGTGGGAGATGTCTCGGTCAAGCTGGGTCACTTCTATACCATCATCGGTTACGAAGTTGTGACCTCGCCTGACAACTTCTTCTACAGCCGCCAGATCATGTTCTGGAACAGTGAGCCCTTCACTCACACCGGTGCTCTCGCCACTTGGAAAGCCAGCGACAAGCTGACTGTCTGGGGCGGTTGGACTGCTGGTTGGGATACCGGCTTTGCCCAGTTCGATGGCGGTAGCAACTTCCTCGGTGGTATGAGCTATGCTGCCACTGACAAGTTGAGCCTGGTCTACACCACAGCTCTCGGCGATTTCGGTCTCCGTGGGACAGGGGCCATCAACAGCTTCATCCTCTCCTACATGATTACCGACAAGCTCCAGTACGTTGGTCAGTACGACGTGCTCGGAACGAATAACGACGTTGATTTCCAGACAGACGGTGTCGTTCGCGACTCGAACGGTCTGGTCAACTACCTGTTCTACACGATCAACGATCAGTGGAAGACTGGTGCTCGTTGGGAATGGTACAAGCCCGATGGTGTTTCGTACTACGAAATGACCTACGGTGTGAACTACAAACCAACTCAAAACTTTGTTCTGCGTCCTGAAGTCCGCTACCAGTGGGCTCCTGGAATCAGCTACGAAGAATTCATCTTCGGCGTCGACGCTATCTTCAAGTTCTAA